The proteins below come from a single Staphylococcus sp. MI 10-1553 genomic window:
- a CDS encoding MarR family winged helix-turn-helix transcriptional regulator has translation MTHSNSMSQHITFMGEFMTNMNALTTGLLKDLRSRYGISNEQSSVLLMLSNDKSLTLTEITLRQGVNKAAVSRRIKKLVDLGLVKWVNMAYESDKRLKYVALTEAGLGYVRASRNLIADLANEMLSDIPLEKIEQTRDMLELIDERVQGQLNQL, from the coding sequence ATGACCCATTCGAATTCGATGAGTCAACATATTACGTTTATGGGTGAATTTATGACGAATATGAATGCACTCACAACAGGATTGTTAAAAGATTTAAGATCTCGATATGGCATTTCAAATGAGCAATCGAGTGTTTTATTGATGCTTTCTAATGACAAATCACTCACATTAACAGAGATTACATTACGTCAAGGTGTGAATAAAGCAGCAGTTAGTAGAAGAATTAAAAAGTTAGTTGATTTAGGGTTAGTCAAATGGGTAAATATGGCATATGAATCTGATAAACGATTGAAATATGTCGCCCTTACAGAAGCGGGATTAGGCTATGTGCGTGCTTCAAGAAATTTAATTGCGGATTTGGCGAACGAAATGTTGTCGGATATCCCACTAGAAAAAATTGAACAAACGCGAGATATGCTTGAACTCATCGATGAACGTGTCCAAGGTCAATTGAATCAACTATGA